From Anas platyrhynchos isolate ZD024472 breed Pekin duck chromosome 16, IASCAAS_PekinDuck_T2T, whole genome shotgun sequence, a single genomic window includes:
- the HPD gene encoding 4-hydroxyphenylpyruvate dioxygenase — MTTYTDKGEKPLRGRFIHFHSITFWVGNAKQAASYYCNKMGFEELAYRGLETGSREVVSHVIKQDKIVFVLSSALNPGNEEMGEHLVKHGDGVKDVAFEVEDCDFIVQKAKERGAVVVKEPWVEEDKFGKVKFAVIQTYGDTTHTLIEKLNYKGLFLPGYHAPLFKDPLLPRLPSAKLSFVDHVVGNQPDLQMVPVADWYQKNLLFHRFWSVDDKQLHTEFSALRSIVVTNYEETIKMPINEPAFGKKKSQIQEYIDYYGGAGVQHIALNTSDIISAITNLKQRGMQFMDVPSSYYQLLRERLKAAKIKVKENIDKLEELKILVDFDEKGYLLQIFTKPVQDRPTVFLEVIQRHNHQGFGAGNFKSLFEAIEIDQDARGNLTVLSPNGESECM, encoded by the exons CCCCTGCGAGGCCGCTTCATCCACTTCCACTCCATCACCTTCTGGGTGGGGAATGCCAAGCAG GCTGCCTCGTATTACTGCAACAAGATGGGCTTCGAGGAGCTGGCGTACCGGGGGCTGGAGACGGGCAGCCGGGAGGTGGTGTCGCACGTCATCAAGCAGGACAAG ATCGTGTTCGTTCTCTCGTCTGCGCTCAACCCGGGGAATGAGG AGATGGGCGAGCACCTGGTGAAGCACGGGGACGGGGTGAAGGACGTGGCCTTCGAAGTGGAGGACTGCGACTTCATTGTGCAG AAAGCCAAGGAGCGTGGAGCCGTGGTGGTGAAGGAGCCCTGGGTGGAGGAGGACAAGTTTGGGAAGGTGAAGTTTGCTGTCATCCAGACG TACGGCGACACCACCCACACCTTGATAGAGAAGCTCAACTACAAGGGGCTCTTCCTGCCCGGGTACCACGCGCCCCTCTTCAAGGACCCCCTGCTGCCCAGGCT GCCGAGCGCCAAACTGAGCTTTGTGGACCATGTGGTGGGGAACCAGCCCGACCTCCAGATGGTCCCAGTGGCTGACTG GTACCAGAAGAACCTCCTCTTCCACCGCTTCTGGTCGGTGGACGACAAGCAGCTGCACACCGAGTTCAGCGCCCTGCGCTCCATCGTGGTCACCAACTACGAGGAGACCATTAAGATGCCCATCAACGAGCCGGCGTTCGGCAAGAAGAAATCCCAGATTCAG GAATACATTGACTACTACGGAGGGGCCGGAGTCCAGCACATCGCACTCAACACCTCCGACATCATCTCGGCG ATCACCAACCTGAAGCAGCGCGGCATGCAGTTCATGGACGTGCCGTCCAGCTACTACCAGCTGCTGCGGGAGAGGCTGAAGGCTGCCAAAATCAAAGTGAAGGAGAACATCGACAAGCTGGAG GAGCTGAAAATCCTGGTGGACTTCGATGAGAAAGGCTACCTGCTCCAGATCTTCACCAAACCAGTTCAAGACAGGCCCACGGTCTTTCTGGAGGTCATCCAGCGGCACAACCACCAG GGCTTTGGTGCTGGGAACTTCAAGTCTCTGTTTGAAGCGATAGAAATCGACCAGGACGCGCGAGGCAACCTGACGGTCCTGAGCCCCAACGGGGAGAGCGAGTGCATGTAG